In a genomic window of Rhinolophus ferrumequinum isolate MPI-CBG mRhiFer1 chromosome 2, mRhiFer1_v1.p, whole genome shotgun sequence:
- the COL8A1 gene encoding collagen alpha-1(VIII) chain isoform X1 → MAVPPAPLQLLGVLLTISLGSVRLIQAGAYYGIKPLPQIPPQIPPQIPQYQPLGQQIPHIPLSKDGLTMGKELPHMQYGKEYPHLPQYMKEMQPVPRMGKEAAPKKGKVEVPLASLRGEQGPRGEPGPRGPPGPPGLPGHGIPGVKGKPGPQGYPGIGKPGMPGMPGKPGAMGMPGAKGEIGPKGEIGPMGIPGPQGPPGPHGLPGIGKPGGPGLPGQPGAKGERGLKGPPGPPGLQGPKGEKGFGMPGLPGLKGPPGMHGPPGPVGLPGVGKPGVTGFPGPQGPLGKPGPPGEPGPQGPIGIPGVQGPPGIPGVGKPGQDGIPGQPGFPGGKGEQGLPGLPGPPGLPGIGKPGFPGPKGDRGVGGVPGVLGPRGEKGPVGAPGLGGPPGEPGLPGIPGPMGPPGAIGFPGPKGEGGVVGPQGPPGPKGEPGLQGFPGKPGFLGEVGPPGIRGLPGPIGPKGEAGHKGLPGLPGAPGLLGPKGEPGIPGDQGLQGPPGIPGIAGPSGPIGPPGIPGPKGEPGLPGPPGFPGVGKPGVAGLHGPPGKPGALGPQGQPGLPGPPGPPGPPGPPAAMPPTPPPHGEYLPDMGLGIDGVKPPHAYGAKKGKHGGPAYEMPAFTAELTAPFPPVGAPVKFDKLLYNGRQNYNPQTGIFTCEVPGVYYFAYHVHCKGGNVWVALFKNNEPMMYTYDEYKKGFLDQASGSAVLLLRPGDRVFLQMPSEQAAGLYAGQYVHSSFSGYLLYPM, encoded by the exons ATGGCTGTGCCACCTGCCCCACTGCAGCTGCTGGGAGTTCTACTCACCATTTCCCTGGGCTCCGTCAGGCTCATTCAGGCTGGTGCCTACTATGGGATCAAGCCGCTGCCACAAATTCCTCCTCAGATCCCACCGCAAATTCCGCAATACCAGCCCCTGGGCCAACAAATACCTCACATACCTTTGAGCAAAGATGGCCTTACCATGGGCAAGGAGCTGCCGCACATGCAGTATGGCAAAGAGTACCCACATCTACCCCAATATATGAAGGAAATGCAGCCCGTGCCAAGAATGGGCAAGGAAGCAGCACCCAAGAAAGGCAAAG tAGAAGTACCATTAGCCAGTTTACGAGGGGAGCAAGGTCCCCGTGGGGAGCCTGGCCCAAGAGGACCACCTGGGCCCCCTGGTTTACCAGGTCATGGGATACCTGGAGTCAAAGGAAAACCAGGGCCACAGGGATATCCCGGAATTGGAAAGCCAGGTATGCCTGGAATGCCAGGAAAGCCAGGAGCCATGGGAATGCCTGGGGCAAAAGGGGAAATTGGACCCAAAGGGGAAATTGGGCCCATGGGGATCCCAGGACCACAAGGACCTCCCGGGCCTCACGGACTTCCTGGCATTGGGAAACCAGGTGGACCAGGGTTACCAGGGCAACCAGGTGCAAAAGGTGAGCGAGGACTCAAAGGACCACCAGGACCTCCAGGCCTTCAGGGTCCTAAAGGAGAGAAGGGCTTCGGGATGCCAGGTCTTCCAGGCCTGAAGGGTCCACCAGGGATGCATGGCCCTCCTGGCCCTGTCGGACTTCCAGGAGTGGGCAAACCAGGAGTGACAGGCTTCCCTGGGCCCCAGGGTCCCCTGGGAAAGCCAGGTCCTCCAGGTGAACCTGGGCCACAAGGCCCTATTGGGATACCAGGGGTTCAAGGACCTCCTGGGATACCTGGAGTTGGAAAACCAGGTCAGGATGGAATCCCTGGCCAGCCAGGGTTTCCAGGTGGCAAAGGGGAACAAGGGCTGCCCGGGCTGCCAGGACCCCCGGGCCTTCCAGGGATCGGAAAACCAGGCTTCCCAGGACCCAAAGGTGACAGGGGCGTAGGGGGTGTTCCTGGGGTTCTGGGACCAAGAGGGGAGAAAGGACCAGTAGGTGCCCCTGGATTGGGGGGACCCCCAGGAGAGCCAGGCCTGCCTGGAATCCCAGGTCCTATGGGCCCTCCCGGTGCTATTGGTTTTCCTGGACCTAAAGGAGAAGGTGGGGTTGTGGGGCCACAGGGGCCACCAGGTCCCAAGGGTGAGCCAGGGCTTCAAGGCTTCCCAGGAAAGCCAGGTTTCCTTGGTGAAGTAGGGCCACCTGGCATAAGGGGTTTGCCAGGTCCCATAGGGCCCAAGGGGGAAGCTGGGCACAAAGGTTTGCCAGGGCTCCCCGGTGCTCCAGGGCTGCTTGGACCAAAGGGAGAGCCAGGAATCCCAGGGGATCAGGGTTTGCAGGGCCCCCCAGGCATCCCAGGTATTGCAGGCCCTAGTGGCCCCATTGGACCACCTGGAATTCCAGGTCCCAAAGGAGAACCGGGCCTCCCAGGACCCCCTGGGTTCCCTGGAGTAGGAAAGCCTGGAGTAGCAGGACTTCATGGCCCCCCAGGGAAGCCTGGTGCCCTGGGTCCTCAAGGCCAGCCTGGCCTTCCAGGGCCCCCAGGCCCTCCGGGGCCCCCAGGTCCCCCAGCTGCCATGCCCCCGACACCACCTCCCCATGGAGAGTATCTACCAGATATGGGGCTGGGGATTGATGGAGTGAAACCCCCACATGCCTATGGGGCTAAGAAAGGCAAGCACGGAGGGCCAGCCTACGAAATGCCTGCATTTACCGCTGAGCTGACTGCACCTTTCCCACCCGTGGGGGCTCCAGTGAAGTTTGACAAACTGCTCTATAACGGCAGACAGAACTACAACCCGCAGACCGGCATCTTCACCTGCGAGGTCCCGGGCGTCTACTACTTTGCATACCACGTTCACTGCAAGGGGGGCAACGTGTGGGTTGCTCTGTTCAAGAACAACGAGCCCATGATGTACACGTACGACGAGTACAAAAAGGGCTTCCTGGACCAGGCTTCGGGGAGTGCGGTGCTGCTGCTCAGGCCCGGAGACCGCGTGTTCCTTCAGATGCCCTCAGAACAGGCCGCGGGACTGTACGCCGGGCAATATGTCCATTCCTCCTTTTCAGGATATTTATTGTATCccatgtaa
- the COL8A1 gene encoding collagen alpha-1(VIII) chain isoform X2: protein MAVPPAPLQLLGVLLTISLGSVRLIQAGAYYGIKPLPQIPPQIPPQIPQYQPLGQQIPHIPLSKDGLTMGKELPHMQYGKEYPHLPQYMKEMQPVPRMGKEAAPKKGKEVPLASLRGEQGPRGEPGPRGPPGPPGLPGHGIPGVKGKPGPQGYPGIGKPGMPGMPGKPGAMGMPGAKGEIGPKGEIGPMGIPGPQGPPGPHGLPGIGKPGGPGLPGQPGAKGERGLKGPPGPPGLQGPKGEKGFGMPGLPGLKGPPGMHGPPGPVGLPGVGKPGVTGFPGPQGPLGKPGPPGEPGPQGPIGIPGVQGPPGIPGVGKPGQDGIPGQPGFPGGKGEQGLPGLPGPPGLPGIGKPGFPGPKGDRGVGGVPGVLGPRGEKGPVGAPGLGGPPGEPGLPGIPGPMGPPGAIGFPGPKGEGGVVGPQGPPGPKGEPGLQGFPGKPGFLGEVGPPGIRGLPGPIGPKGEAGHKGLPGLPGAPGLLGPKGEPGIPGDQGLQGPPGIPGIAGPSGPIGPPGIPGPKGEPGLPGPPGFPGVGKPGVAGLHGPPGKPGALGPQGQPGLPGPPGPPGPPGPPAAMPPTPPPHGEYLPDMGLGIDGVKPPHAYGAKKGKHGGPAYEMPAFTAELTAPFPPVGAPVKFDKLLYNGRQNYNPQTGIFTCEVPGVYYFAYHVHCKGGNVWVALFKNNEPMMYTYDEYKKGFLDQASGSAVLLLRPGDRVFLQMPSEQAAGLYAGQYVHSSFSGYLLYPM from the exons ATGGCTGTGCCACCTGCCCCACTGCAGCTGCTGGGAGTTCTACTCACCATTTCCCTGGGCTCCGTCAGGCTCATTCAGGCTGGTGCCTACTATGGGATCAAGCCGCTGCCACAAATTCCTCCTCAGATCCCACCGCAAATTCCGCAATACCAGCCCCTGGGCCAACAAATACCTCACATACCTTTGAGCAAAGATGGCCTTACCATGGGCAAGGAGCTGCCGCACATGCAGTATGGCAAAGAGTACCCACATCTACCCCAATATATGAAGGAAATGCAGCCCGTGCCAAGAATGGGCAAGGAAGCAGCACCCAAGAAAGGCAAAG AAGTACCATTAGCCAGTTTACGAGGGGAGCAAGGTCCCCGTGGGGAGCCTGGCCCAAGAGGACCACCTGGGCCCCCTGGTTTACCAGGTCATGGGATACCTGGAGTCAAAGGAAAACCAGGGCCACAGGGATATCCCGGAATTGGAAAGCCAGGTATGCCTGGAATGCCAGGAAAGCCAGGAGCCATGGGAATGCCTGGGGCAAAAGGGGAAATTGGACCCAAAGGGGAAATTGGGCCCATGGGGATCCCAGGACCACAAGGACCTCCCGGGCCTCACGGACTTCCTGGCATTGGGAAACCAGGTGGACCAGGGTTACCAGGGCAACCAGGTGCAAAAGGTGAGCGAGGACTCAAAGGACCACCAGGACCTCCAGGCCTTCAGGGTCCTAAAGGAGAGAAGGGCTTCGGGATGCCAGGTCTTCCAGGCCTGAAGGGTCCACCAGGGATGCATGGCCCTCCTGGCCCTGTCGGACTTCCAGGAGTGGGCAAACCAGGAGTGACAGGCTTCCCTGGGCCCCAGGGTCCCCTGGGAAAGCCAGGTCCTCCAGGTGAACCTGGGCCACAAGGCCCTATTGGGATACCAGGGGTTCAAGGACCTCCTGGGATACCTGGAGTTGGAAAACCAGGTCAGGATGGAATCCCTGGCCAGCCAGGGTTTCCAGGTGGCAAAGGGGAACAAGGGCTGCCCGGGCTGCCAGGACCCCCGGGCCTTCCAGGGATCGGAAAACCAGGCTTCCCAGGACCCAAAGGTGACAGGGGCGTAGGGGGTGTTCCTGGGGTTCTGGGACCAAGAGGGGAGAAAGGACCAGTAGGTGCCCCTGGATTGGGGGGACCCCCAGGAGAGCCAGGCCTGCCTGGAATCCCAGGTCCTATGGGCCCTCCCGGTGCTATTGGTTTTCCTGGACCTAAAGGAGAAGGTGGGGTTGTGGGGCCACAGGGGCCACCAGGTCCCAAGGGTGAGCCAGGGCTTCAAGGCTTCCCAGGAAAGCCAGGTTTCCTTGGTGAAGTAGGGCCACCTGGCATAAGGGGTTTGCCAGGTCCCATAGGGCCCAAGGGGGAAGCTGGGCACAAAGGTTTGCCAGGGCTCCCCGGTGCTCCAGGGCTGCTTGGACCAAAGGGAGAGCCAGGAATCCCAGGGGATCAGGGTTTGCAGGGCCCCCCAGGCATCCCAGGTATTGCAGGCCCTAGTGGCCCCATTGGACCACCTGGAATTCCAGGTCCCAAAGGAGAACCGGGCCTCCCAGGACCCCCTGGGTTCCCTGGAGTAGGAAAGCCTGGAGTAGCAGGACTTCATGGCCCCCCAGGGAAGCCTGGTGCCCTGGGTCCTCAAGGCCAGCCTGGCCTTCCAGGGCCCCCAGGCCCTCCGGGGCCCCCAGGTCCCCCAGCTGCCATGCCCCCGACACCACCTCCCCATGGAGAGTATCTACCAGATATGGGGCTGGGGATTGATGGAGTGAAACCCCCACATGCCTATGGGGCTAAGAAAGGCAAGCACGGAGGGCCAGCCTACGAAATGCCTGCATTTACCGCTGAGCTGACTGCACCTTTCCCACCCGTGGGGGCTCCAGTGAAGTTTGACAAACTGCTCTATAACGGCAGACAGAACTACAACCCGCAGACCGGCATCTTCACCTGCGAGGTCCCGGGCGTCTACTACTTTGCATACCACGTTCACTGCAAGGGGGGCAACGTGTGGGTTGCTCTGTTCAAGAACAACGAGCCCATGATGTACACGTACGACGAGTACAAAAAGGGCTTCCTGGACCAGGCTTCGGGGAGTGCGGTGCTGCTGCTCAGGCCCGGAGACCGCGTGTTCCTTCAGATGCCCTCAGAACAGGCCGCGGGACTGTACGCCGGGCAATATGTCCATTCCTCCTTTTCAGGATATTTATTGTATCccatgtaa